One segment of Triticum aestivum cultivar Chinese Spring chromosome 2A, IWGSC CS RefSeq v2.1, whole genome shotgun sequence DNA contains the following:
- the LOC123190305 gene encoding putative lipid-transfer protein DIR1, protein MAKLHTLVAALLLVMAVSLAALEGVHGVCGMSNDEFKLCQPAAAVNNPTDSPSAECCAALEKANLSCICRYKGIAGIWLRMYHIDANRAMALPGKCGLTMPNNCS, encoded by the coding sequence ATGGCTAAGTTACACACATTGGTTGCGGCACTGTTGCTTGTCATGGCAGTATCCCTCGCTGCACTAGAGGGTGTTCATGGCGTCTGCGGCATGTCAAATGATGAATTCAAGCTTTGCCAGCCCGCGGCGGCAGTGAATAACCCGACGGACAGTCCATCGGCTGAGTGTTGCGCTGCCCTTGAGAAGGCCAACCTATCATGCATCTGCCGCTACAAGGGCATCGCCGGCATATGGCTGAGAATGTACCACATTGATGCAAACCGCGCCATGGCGCTACCCGGTAAGTGCGGTCTCACCATGCCAAACAACTGCTCTTGA